One Rhipicephalus microplus isolate Deutch F79 chromosome 4, USDA_Rmic, whole genome shotgun sequence genomic window carries:
- the LOC119172319 gene encoding uncharacterized protein LOC119172319 isoform X1, producing the protein MRGERCCASGVEKKPAVVAARLAFNAKPLPANDNAGLAPVLGTGFIARAGALSGMMEAALAQQQQQYDLSQLNYTNNNSSSLGALRRPQKDAPASTTSSCTDSVLLQDGGDELQWCADYPFNREFQRHLCSSSLTSSGRLMRRSVLSVSGDAACVIGDDGGGLGGVDLSYEDLSKNFDANLAEIDMETFRSEDIHAILTLPALYGGDFQSASRGEQCASVSGSFLEALPLDASSVHAKTASSSGHDEDSGEMSICRDEPLFSPIKECGPPLTSGRVGGVSGGALSTDSLDCSSFEEHDLVLTCQANKDNYTIAFQQSGTHFSDDLSEGSVPSDQQSHHSGSAVSATQPASGGPGSMARSELSFTTWHRLRSSGIRLKPDSDTGKSQSLPNLLRRSAAVAGRMDVAGSCLPLYTLQSSGSEAEDEDEEEEEEKGKENACQFKRMASTHGAIDPPDARSVSLLRLFMRSKAGSGGSLSSSRSENSDSVTTPRDGATAYQLQSSSEDSSGSMDSKSDSSEDPPPPPKPVEPLVRKVLRASTNVVGREANNNNVEPTAANDNERLRMATSESEEETSQCFEDSLVEAVQARMKPANARSPIHEEEEPFESSGDETMKDSRDLLSSGGGTSSDNAGVIERRNNDVNSSLRCAKSGALLGGPLGKERIKNVFTTVNKNSNAVAAESDDRQSSRSTQTKRFNCNDGSGSGSTRKVSDSSGSGEEGRNARSSSLLSSGYVSRQNSVDQIHRQTFLLSAGGNRRKQPPTAIARMRHSSTQVPVHIRDRGIQTSVEGAVSENSNWLYTVDDTSAAVSGQRSFNLTLRPQEAILKQDGEQKRSIYVCYPNYSLPDLSFLKELAAAEDKPDLVFRPTQHKMPQPGASEAAAEGATASAQVPPNESPVLHRRTHSSEPHWRRPKSCNDFEDLSRRNLSHIQDWDSLSVLLPAEVKAMVSHFRHASPSSNLASEQQRGILRKLSDEANSRPRSQCDTLTADVDRISAGGSAEFGNRRHSLQDYRRLLKGLPDMDGLLPPCPNLACSGGLQRDSSLPLSRTNSEGSWRRAGGRNARRSMPLAATCSSCRAKKAVSFSEDLNIHANDVRPLRGAFCKCTCGSSPTANYGSLERPSRKMTLLFGGSQDDQHAPHEFTLSPKGLSPSWGMSPLSRSQRELVEQKKGLLDNTMRSIKQVLDCYSTEKESQPAVGGGPEPCLSEGSACGRLAIEFLVPALRELLSDGLLPHVRGVFGRLPNSLWHLAHSLSQAKEGRKEVQELVEYIEQADTAFHGDGEKFGACLLGLLNLGCLDTWFLTLLSSPQILQKHYQTSAAFVPLLSHPSLFFLREELACSLRSLSELPFGFSLSFALGGEAQSLKNAKPASRKSPGGLKSPPSVDSPCTPSDENGTYDESDDLRTVTCQSLVDSSSLEETLDNSSRVLELQKKLKGGAAVASSGLGGTKAIYPAMQKVQGSAEEMQRFRQLRNHWEQMSHASPSSAEAASTVTAASSAKPTSPTKLPSPTKTIRKPAVTSSASATKKSSVPSADNRRLAPRGATAGSRTPSPNISAGSGRPQQQRRSLIPVHRGWKKPAARATPTTDGAK; encoded by the exons CTAGAGCAGGCGCCCTGTCAGGCATGATGGAGGCTGCCCTGGCTCAGCAGCAGCAACAGTATGACCTGTCGCAGCTCAACTACacaaacaacaacagcagcagcctcGGGGCACTAAGACGGCCCCAGAAGGATGCACCAGCCAGCACCACGTCCTCGTGCACGGACTCTGTGCTGCTGCAGGATGGGGGAGATGAGCTGCAGTGGTGTGCCGACTATCCTTTCAACAG AGAATTCCAGAGGCATCTATGCTCCTCATCGCTCACATCATCGGGTCGGCTAATGCGGCGCAGCGTATTGTCCGTGTCCGGGGACGCCGCTTGCGTGATAGGTGATGACGGCGGGGGCCTCGGTGGTGTGGATCTCTCGTACGAAGACCTGTCTAAAAACTTTGATGCCAACCTGGCCGAGATCGACATGGAGACCTTCAGGTCGGAGGATATTCACGCCATCCTCACACTTCCTGCCCTGTACGGAGGGGACTTCCAGTCGGCCAGCCGAGGAGAGCAGTGTGCCTCGGTGTCCGGCTCGTTTTTGGAGGCCCTGCCTCTGGATGCCTCGTCTGTGCA CGCAAAAACGGCGAGCAGCTCGGGGCACGACGAGGACTCTGGCGAGATGTCCATCTGTCGGGACGAGCCGCTCTTCTCGCCCATCAAGGAGTGTGGGCCCCCGTTGACGAGCGGACGGGTCGGTGGTGTCAGTGGGGGTGCCCTCTCCACGGACAGCCTCGACTGCAGCTCATTCGAGGAGCACGACCTTGTGCTGACGTGCCAGGCCAATAAGGACAACTACACGATCGCCTTCCAGCAGAGCGGGACACACTTCTCTGACGACCTATCGGAAGGCAGCGTTCCCTCGGACCAGCAGAGCCACCACAGCGGCAGTGCTGTCAGTGCTACG CAGCCCGCGAGTGGTGGTCCTGGGTCCATGGCACGGTCCGAGCTGTCCTTCACCACCTGGCACAGGCTAAGGTCATCGGGCATTCGGCTCAAGCCGGATTCGGACACCGGGAAGAGCCAGAGCCTCCCCAACCTTCTGCGACGGTCGGCAGCCGTGGCAGGGCGCATGGATGTGGCTGGCAGCTGCCTGCCGCTCTACACGCTACAG AGTTCTGGGAGTGAGGCAGAAGATGAAGatgaggaggaagaggaagaaaagggcaaagagaacgcgTGCCAGTTCAAAAGGATG gCATCCACACATGGTGCAATCGATCCTCCCGATGCCCGGTCAGTGTCCCTGTTGCGCCTCTTCATGCGAAGCAAGGCTGGCAGTGGAGGGTCTCTCTCCAGCAGCCGTTCCGAAAATTCGGATTCCGTGACCACACCACGGGATGGTGCCACTGCTTACCAACTGCAGTCGTCCAGTGAGGACTCCAGCGGGTCCATGGACTCCAAGAGTGACAGCAGCGAGGACCCGCCTCCTCCACCAAAGCCCGTGGAACCGCTGGTGCGAAAAGTGCTGCGGGCCAGCACAAACGTTGTGGGCAGGGAGGCCAATAACAACAACGTGGAACCCACGGCTGCCAACGACAATGAACGGCTGAGGATGGCGACGTCAGAGAGTGAGGAGGAGACGTCGCAGTGCTTCGAGGACAGTCTGGTGGAAGCGGTGCAGGCACGCATGAAGCCTGCCAATGCAAGGAGCCCTATCCACGAGGAAGAAGAACCGTTCGAGTCCAGTGGGGACGAGACGATGAAGGATAGCCGCGACCTGCTAAGTAGTGGCGGGGGCACGTCTTCGGACAATGCAGGAGTCATTGAGCGGCGCAACAACGATGTGAATTCTTCGTTACGCTGTGCCAAGAGCGGTGCACTGCTCGGTGGCCCTCTGGGAAAAGAGAGAATAAAGAACGTTTTCACGACAGTGAATAAAAACAGCAATGCTGTGGCTGCAGAGTCGGACGATCGGCAGTCCAGTCGCAGTACGCAGACCAAGCGCTTCAACTGTAATGATGGCTCGGGATCCGGTTCTACGAGGAAAGTGTCGGATAGCAGCGGAAGTGGAGAGGAAGGCCGAAACGCACGCTCTTCAAGTCTCCTCTCGAGTGGCTACGTGAGCCGTCAAAACTCTGTCGACCAGATTCACAGGCAGACGTTCCTTCTTAGTGCCGGTGGAAACAGGCGAAAGCAGCCGCCCACGGCCATAGCTCGAATGAGGCACTCGAGCACACAAGTGCCGGTGCACATACGGGACCGTGGCATTCAGACCAGCGTGGAGGGAGCTGTATCGGAGAATTCGAACTGGCTGTACACTGTTGATGATACGTCGGCAGCAGTGTCCGGACAGCGAAGCTTCAACTTGACATTGCGCCCACAAGAAGCCATTTTGAAACAGGATGGGGAGCAAAAGAGATCTATTTATGTCTGCTATCCAAACTACTCCCTTCCAGATCTCAGTTTTCTGAAGGAACTGGCTGCAGCCGAAGACAAGCCTGACCTGGTGTTCCGCCCCACCCAGCACAAGATGCCGCAGCCCGGTGCATCGGAAGCAGCTGCCGAAGGTGCCACGGCGTCGGCGCAGGTGCCGCCCAACGAGTCACCCGTGCTGCATAGGCGTACTCACAGCAGCGAACCACACTGGCGGCGTCCTAAATCATGCAATGACTTTGAGGACCTCTCCCGACGCAATCTTAGTCACATTCAGGACTGGGACTCGCTGAGTGTGCTACTGCCTGCTGAAGTTAAGGCCATGGTATCCCACTTCCGCCATGCTTCTCCTTCCTCAAATCTTGCGTCGGAACAACAACGGGGGATCCTGCGCAAGCTCTCAGATGAGGCCAACAGTCGGCCGAGGAGCCAGTGTGACACCCTCACTGCGGACGTTGACAGGATCTCTGCGGGCGGCTCTGCCGAGTTCGGCAACCGGCGGCACTCACTGCAAGACTACCGGCGCCTCCTCAAGGGCCTTCCCGACATGGATGGCCTACTGCCTCCCTGTCCGAACCTGGCCTGCAGTGGAGGTTTGCAGCGCGACTCCTCGCTGCCCCTGTCCCGGACCAACTCGGAAGGGTCGTGGCGACGTGCTGGAGGCCGGAATGCGAGGCGTTCCATGCCACTGGCGGCTACGTGTTCGTCTTGTCGTGCCAAGAAGGCCGTGAGCTTCAGTGAGGACCTCAACATTCATGCAAATGATGTGCGACCCTTGCGGGGAGCCTTCTGCAAGTGCACATGCGGCTCAAGTCCTACGGCAAACTACG GTTCTCTGGAGAGGCCATCAAGGAAGATGACGCTATTGTTTGGTGGCAGCCAGGATGACCAACATGCACCCCATGAGTTTACCTTGTCGCCCAAAGGTCTTTCCCCATCGTGGGGCATGTCACCTCTGTCCAGGAGCCAGCGGGAGCTCGTTGAGCAGAAAAAGG GGCTATTGGACAACACAATGCGGTCTATAAAGCAGGTCCTCGACTGCTACAGCACGGAAAAGGAATCCCAG CCTGCTGTGGGTGGCGGGCCCGAACCGTGCCTATCCGAAGGCAGTGCCTGTGGCCGTCTGGCAATCGAGTTCCTAGTACCCGCGCTTCGAGAACTGCTGTCTGACGGACTGCTGCCACACGTCCGGGGCGTGTTTGGTCGCCTACCCAACTCACTGTGGCACCTGGCTCACTCCCTTAGCCAAGCCA AGGAGGGACGAAAAGAAGTCCAAGAGCTTGTAGAGTACATCGAGCAGGCCGACACTGCTTTCCACGGTGACGGGGAGAAATTTGGTGCCTGTTTGCTTGGTCTTTTAAA cctgGGCTGCCTGGACACCTGGTTCTTGACGCTGCTGTCTAGCCCGCAGATACTGCAGAAGCACTACCAGACGTCTGCTGCTTTTGTGCCACTTCTCTCGCATCCCAGCTTGTTCTTCCTGCGCGAAGAGCTTGCCTGCAGCTTGCGCTCCCTCTCCGAGCTTCCCTTTGGCTTCAGCCTGAGCTTCGCCCTGGGCGGCGAAGCGCAGAGTCTGAAGAATGCCAAGCCCGCTTCCCGCAAGTCTCCTGGCGGCCTCAAGAGCCCCCCCAGTGTCGACTCCCCGTGCACCCCTAGTGACGAGAACGGCACCTACGACGAGAGTGACGACCTTCGCACTGTCACCTGCCAGAGCTTGGTGGACTCGTCTTCGCTGGAAGAGACCCTGGACAACTCGTCGCGCGTCCTTGAACTACAGAAGAAGCTTAAAGGCGGCGCCGCAGTGGCCAGCAGTGGTCTGGGAGGGACCAAGGCCATCTACCCTGCAATGCAGAAGG TGCAAGGAAGTGCAGAGGAGATGCAACGTTTCCGCCAGCTGCGTAATCACTGGGAGCAGATGTCCCATGCGTCACCTAGTTCGGCGGAGGCAGCCAGTACCGTCACAGCTGCATCTTCTGCAAAACCCACTTCTCCAACAAAGCTCCCGTCACCTACAAAGACG ATCCGCAAGCCCGCTGTGACGAGTAGTGCATCTGCGACCAAAAAGAGCAGTGTGCCGTCTGCCGACAACCGGCGCCTCGCACCCCGCGGTGCCACCGCTGGCTCCCGAACCCCGAGCCCTAATATCTCAGCCGGCAGTGGGCGACCGCAGCAGCAGCGCCGGTCTCTGATACCAGTGCACCGGGGATGGAAGAAGCCGGCAGCCCGAGCGACCCCTACCACTGATGGAGCCAAATAA
- the LOC119172319 gene encoding uncharacterized protein LOC119172319 isoform X3, with protein MRGERCCASGVEKKPAVVAARLAFNAKPLPANDNAGLAPVLGTGFIARAGALSGMMEAALAQQQQQYDLSQLNYTNNNSSSLGALRRPQKDAPASTTSSCTDSVLLQDGGDELQWCADYPFNREFQRHLCSSSLTSSGRLMRRSVLSVSGDAACVIGDDGGGLGGVDLSYEDLSKNFDANLAEIDMETFRSEDIHAILTLPALYGGDFQSASRGEQCASVSGSFLEALPLDASSVHAKTASSSGHDEDSGEMSICRDEPLFSPIKECGPPLTSGRVGGVSGGALSTDSLDCSSFEEHDLVLTCQANKDNYTIAFQQSGTHFSDDLSEGSVPSDQQSHHSGSAVSATQPASGGPGSMARSELSFTTWHRLRSSGIRLKPDSDTGKSQSLPNLLRRSAAVAGRMDVAGSCLPLYTLQASTHGAIDPPDARSVSLLRLFMRSKAGSGGSLSSSRSENSDSVTTPRDGATAYQLQSSSEDSSGSMDSKSDSSEDPPPPPKPVEPLVRKVLRASTNVVGREANNNNVEPTAANDNERLRMATSESEEETSQCFEDSLVEAVQARMKPANARSPIHEEEEPFESSGDETMKDSRDLLSSGGGTSSDNAGVIERRNNDVNSSLRCAKSGALLGGPLGKERIKNVFTTVNKNSNAVAAESDDRQSSRSTQTKRFNCNDGSGSGSTRKVSDSSGSGEEGRNARSSSLLSSGYVSRQNSVDQIHRQTFLLSAGGNRRKQPPTAIARMRHSSTQVPVHIRDRGIQTSVEGAVSENSNWLYTVDDTSAAVSGQRSFNLTLRPQEAILKQDGEQKRSIYVCYPNYSLPDLSFLKELAAAEDKPDLVFRPTQHKMPQPGASEAAAEGATASAQVPPNESPVLHRRTHSSEPHWRRPKSCNDFEDLSRRNLSHIQDWDSLSVLLPAEVKAMVSHFRHASPSSNLASEQQRGILRKLSDEANSRPRSQCDTLTADVDRISAGGSAEFGNRRHSLQDYRRLLKGLPDMDGLLPPCPNLACSGGLQRDSSLPLSRTNSEGSWRRAGGRNARRSMPLAATCSSCRAKKAVSFSEDLNIHANDVRPLRGAFCKCTCGSSPTANYGSLERPSRKMTLLFGGSQDDQHAPHEFTLSPKGLSPSWGMSPLSRSQRELVEQKKGLLDNTMRSIKQVLDCYSTEKESQPAVGGGPEPCLSEGSACGRLAIEFLVPALRELLSDGLLPHVRGVFGRLPNSLWHLAHSLSQAKEGRKEVQELVEYIEQADTAFHGDGEKFGACLLGLLNLGCLDTWFLTLLSSPQILQKHYQTSAAFVPLLSHPSLFFLREELACSLRSLSELPFGFSLSFALGGEAQSLKNAKPASRKSPGGLKSPPSVDSPCTPSDENGTYDESDDLRTVTCQSLVDSSSLEETLDNSSRVLELQKKLKGGAAVASSGLGGTKAIYPAMQKVQGSAEEMQRFRQLRNHWEQMSHASPSSAEAASTVTAASSAKPTSPTKLPSPTKTIRKPAVTSSASATKKSSVPSADNRRLAPRGATAGSRTPSPNISAGSGRPQQQRRSLIPVHRGWKKPAARATPTTDGAK; from the exons CTAGAGCAGGCGCCCTGTCAGGCATGATGGAGGCTGCCCTGGCTCAGCAGCAGCAACAGTATGACCTGTCGCAGCTCAACTACacaaacaacaacagcagcagcctcGGGGCACTAAGACGGCCCCAGAAGGATGCACCAGCCAGCACCACGTCCTCGTGCACGGACTCTGTGCTGCTGCAGGATGGGGGAGATGAGCTGCAGTGGTGTGCCGACTATCCTTTCAACAG AGAATTCCAGAGGCATCTATGCTCCTCATCGCTCACATCATCGGGTCGGCTAATGCGGCGCAGCGTATTGTCCGTGTCCGGGGACGCCGCTTGCGTGATAGGTGATGACGGCGGGGGCCTCGGTGGTGTGGATCTCTCGTACGAAGACCTGTCTAAAAACTTTGATGCCAACCTGGCCGAGATCGACATGGAGACCTTCAGGTCGGAGGATATTCACGCCATCCTCACACTTCCTGCCCTGTACGGAGGGGACTTCCAGTCGGCCAGCCGAGGAGAGCAGTGTGCCTCGGTGTCCGGCTCGTTTTTGGAGGCCCTGCCTCTGGATGCCTCGTCTGTGCA CGCAAAAACGGCGAGCAGCTCGGGGCACGACGAGGACTCTGGCGAGATGTCCATCTGTCGGGACGAGCCGCTCTTCTCGCCCATCAAGGAGTGTGGGCCCCCGTTGACGAGCGGACGGGTCGGTGGTGTCAGTGGGGGTGCCCTCTCCACGGACAGCCTCGACTGCAGCTCATTCGAGGAGCACGACCTTGTGCTGACGTGCCAGGCCAATAAGGACAACTACACGATCGCCTTCCAGCAGAGCGGGACACACTTCTCTGACGACCTATCGGAAGGCAGCGTTCCCTCGGACCAGCAGAGCCACCACAGCGGCAGTGCTGTCAGTGCTACG CAGCCCGCGAGTGGTGGTCCTGGGTCCATGGCACGGTCCGAGCTGTCCTTCACCACCTGGCACAGGCTAAGGTCATCGGGCATTCGGCTCAAGCCGGATTCGGACACCGGGAAGAGCCAGAGCCTCCCCAACCTTCTGCGACGGTCGGCAGCCGTGGCAGGGCGCATGGATGTGGCTGGCAGCTGCCTGCCGCTCTACACGCTACAG gCATCCACACATGGTGCAATCGATCCTCCCGATGCCCGGTCAGTGTCCCTGTTGCGCCTCTTCATGCGAAGCAAGGCTGGCAGTGGAGGGTCTCTCTCCAGCAGCCGTTCCGAAAATTCGGATTCCGTGACCACACCACGGGATGGTGCCACTGCTTACCAACTGCAGTCGTCCAGTGAGGACTCCAGCGGGTCCATGGACTCCAAGAGTGACAGCAGCGAGGACCCGCCTCCTCCACCAAAGCCCGTGGAACCGCTGGTGCGAAAAGTGCTGCGGGCCAGCACAAACGTTGTGGGCAGGGAGGCCAATAACAACAACGTGGAACCCACGGCTGCCAACGACAATGAACGGCTGAGGATGGCGACGTCAGAGAGTGAGGAGGAGACGTCGCAGTGCTTCGAGGACAGTCTGGTGGAAGCGGTGCAGGCACGCATGAAGCCTGCCAATGCAAGGAGCCCTATCCACGAGGAAGAAGAACCGTTCGAGTCCAGTGGGGACGAGACGATGAAGGATAGCCGCGACCTGCTAAGTAGTGGCGGGGGCACGTCTTCGGACAATGCAGGAGTCATTGAGCGGCGCAACAACGATGTGAATTCTTCGTTACGCTGTGCCAAGAGCGGTGCACTGCTCGGTGGCCCTCTGGGAAAAGAGAGAATAAAGAACGTTTTCACGACAGTGAATAAAAACAGCAATGCTGTGGCTGCAGAGTCGGACGATCGGCAGTCCAGTCGCAGTACGCAGACCAAGCGCTTCAACTGTAATGATGGCTCGGGATCCGGTTCTACGAGGAAAGTGTCGGATAGCAGCGGAAGTGGAGAGGAAGGCCGAAACGCACGCTCTTCAAGTCTCCTCTCGAGTGGCTACGTGAGCCGTCAAAACTCTGTCGACCAGATTCACAGGCAGACGTTCCTTCTTAGTGCCGGTGGAAACAGGCGAAAGCAGCCGCCCACGGCCATAGCTCGAATGAGGCACTCGAGCACACAAGTGCCGGTGCACATACGGGACCGTGGCATTCAGACCAGCGTGGAGGGAGCTGTATCGGAGAATTCGAACTGGCTGTACACTGTTGATGATACGTCGGCAGCAGTGTCCGGACAGCGAAGCTTCAACTTGACATTGCGCCCACAAGAAGCCATTTTGAAACAGGATGGGGAGCAAAAGAGATCTATTTATGTCTGCTATCCAAACTACTCCCTTCCAGATCTCAGTTTTCTGAAGGAACTGGCTGCAGCCGAAGACAAGCCTGACCTGGTGTTCCGCCCCACCCAGCACAAGATGCCGCAGCCCGGTGCATCGGAAGCAGCTGCCGAAGGTGCCACGGCGTCGGCGCAGGTGCCGCCCAACGAGTCACCCGTGCTGCATAGGCGTACTCACAGCAGCGAACCACACTGGCGGCGTCCTAAATCATGCAATGACTTTGAGGACCTCTCCCGACGCAATCTTAGTCACATTCAGGACTGGGACTCGCTGAGTGTGCTACTGCCTGCTGAAGTTAAGGCCATGGTATCCCACTTCCGCCATGCTTCTCCTTCCTCAAATCTTGCGTCGGAACAACAACGGGGGATCCTGCGCAAGCTCTCAGATGAGGCCAACAGTCGGCCGAGGAGCCAGTGTGACACCCTCACTGCGGACGTTGACAGGATCTCTGCGGGCGGCTCTGCCGAGTTCGGCAACCGGCGGCACTCACTGCAAGACTACCGGCGCCTCCTCAAGGGCCTTCCCGACATGGATGGCCTACTGCCTCCCTGTCCGAACCTGGCCTGCAGTGGAGGTTTGCAGCGCGACTCCTCGCTGCCCCTGTCCCGGACCAACTCGGAAGGGTCGTGGCGACGTGCTGGAGGCCGGAATGCGAGGCGTTCCATGCCACTGGCGGCTACGTGTTCGTCTTGTCGTGCCAAGAAGGCCGTGAGCTTCAGTGAGGACCTCAACATTCATGCAAATGATGTGCGACCCTTGCGGGGAGCCTTCTGCAAGTGCACATGCGGCTCAAGTCCTACGGCAAACTACG GTTCTCTGGAGAGGCCATCAAGGAAGATGACGCTATTGTTTGGTGGCAGCCAGGATGACCAACATGCACCCCATGAGTTTACCTTGTCGCCCAAAGGTCTTTCCCCATCGTGGGGCATGTCACCTCTGTCCAGGAGCCAGCGGGAGCTCGTTGAGCAGAAAAAGG GGCTATTGGACAACACAATGCGGTCTATAAAGCAGGTCCTCGACTGCTACAGCACGGAAAAGGAATCCCAG CCTGCTGTGGGTGGCGGGCCCGAACCGTGCCTATCCGAAGGCAGTGCCTGTGGCCGTCTGGCAATCGAGTTCCTAGTACCCGCGCTTCGAGAACTGCTGTCTGACGGACTGCTGCCACACGTCCGGGGCGTGTTTGGTCGCCTACCCAACTCACTGTGGCACCTGGCTCACTCCCTTAGCCAAGCCA AGGAGGGACGAAAAGAAGTCCAAGAGCTTGTAGAGTACATCGAGCAGGCCGACACTGCTTTCCACGGTGACGGGGAGAAATTTGGTGCCTGTTTGCTTGGTCTTTTAAA cctgGGCTGCCTGGACACCTGGTTCTTGACGCTGCTGTCTAGCCCGCAGATACTGCAGAAGCACTACCAGACGTCTGCTGCTTTTGTGCCACTTCTCTCGCATCCCAGCTTGTTCTTCCTGCGCGAAGAGCTTGCCTGCAGCTTGCGCTCCCTCTCCGAGCTTCCCTTTGGCTTCAGCCTGAGCTTCGCCCTGGGCGGCGAAGCGCAGAGTCTGAAGAATGCCAAGCCCGCTTCCCGCAAGTCTCCTGGCGGCCTCAAGAGCCCCCCCAGTGTCGACTCCCCGTGCACCCCTAGTGACGAGAACGGCACCTACGACGAGAGTGACGACCTTCGCACTGTCACCTGCCAGAGCTTGGTGGACTCGTCTTCGCTGGAAGAGACCCTGGACAACTCGTCGCGCGTCCTTGAACTACAGAAGAAGCTTAAAGGCGGCGCCGCAGTGGCCAGCAGTGGTCTGGGAGGGACCAAGGCCATCTACCCTGCAATGCAGAAGG TGCAAGGAAGTGCAGAGGAGATGCAACGTTTCCGCCAGCTGCGTAATCACTGGGAGCAGATGTCCCATGCGTCACCTAGTTCGGCGGAGGCAGCCAGTACCGTCACAGCTGCATCTTCTGCAAAACCCACTTCTCCAACAAAGCTCCCGTCACCTACAAAGACG ATCCGCAAGCCCGCTGTGACGAGTAGTGCATCTGCGACCAAAAAGAGCAGTGTGCCGTCTGCCGACAACCGGCGCCTCGCACCCCGCGGTGCCACCGCTGGCTCCCGAACCCCGAGCCCTAATATCTCAGCCGGCAGTGGGCGACCGCAGCAGCAGCGCCGGTCTCTGATACCAGTGCACCGGGGATGGAAGAAGCCGGCAGCCCGAGCGACCCCTACCACTGATGGAGCCAAATAA